AGGAACCCCAACAGGAACCCCAACAGGAACCCCAACAGGAACCCCAACAGGAACCCCAACAGGAATCCAAACGGCAATCCCAACGGCAATTCAAACGGAAAAGATTGAACAATTTGGCAAATCAACATCAAATTCAATACCAACCATTGTAAAATTATTAAAATCATCGTCAACAAAGAATATTAGAAAATTATACGATTATAATAAAAAAATATGGCAAAGAAATTATCATGAACATATAATCAGGAATGAAAAATCACATTATAGAATTTGTGAATATATAAAAAACAACCCAATTTCATGGGAGGAAGACAGATATAATGATGATCCGTAGGGGCACATTGCATGTGCCCAAATAAAATGATAACGGTAGGGGCACATTGCATGTGCCCAAATAAAAAGAAGAAGGGCACATGCAATGTGCCCCAACGGATAGCCACAACGAAAAACCCAGCGGACGGTCTAAATAAACGAAAAAATTTAAATAAATAAATTGTTAGGATAAATATGGAACAAAAACAAAAACTGGAACTGACATGGATAGGTAAGGGTGATGAACCTGTTATAGAACCTAGAATTTTAATTGAAAACCCAAATTATAGTTATGGTGATCCTGATTCTGAAAATATGCTGATTCATGGTGATAACCTTTTAGCCTTAAAAGCTCTGGAGCAAGATTATACCGGAAAAGTAAAATGTATCTATATTGACCCACCATATAATACTGGAAGTGCTTTCGAACAATACGATGATAATTTAGAGCACTCAATTTGGCTTTCACTTATGAGATCTAGATTAGATATTTTATTTCGTTTGTTAAAAGAAGATGGTTTAATCTTTATTCAAATTGATGATAGAGAGCATGCCTATCTAAAAGTATTATGTGATGAAATAATGGGCCGTAAGAATTTTATTTGTAATTTTATATGGGAAGCTAGAAGTGGACAAGGAAACACAGTAAATCACATTGCTGAACAGCATGAATATATATTATGTTATGCAAAGAGTAGTACAAATGCTAAATTTAAAAGAATAGAAAACATAGCAAACTCAGGTAATTACGTGGATGAGTTTGGATCTTATAAAAGAGAGCAGTTAAGACAATGGGGACAAGGAGATAAAAAAGAGGATAGACCAACAATGTGGTATCCTGTAATTTCACCAGAAAACACTGAAATATATCCTAAGAGAGGAGACGGTTCTGATGGAAGGTGGAGATGTAGTAAAAAAATGATGAAAGAATTGTTGGAAAACAACAATGTTGATTTTGTCAAAAATGAGGACGGAAGCTGATCTTTGTATAAAAAAATTAGAGATGGGAGAGTAACTTATTCTGCCTACAGTACTTTTCTTCTAAAAATAGGAACTGCTTCAACCGGAACAAAAGAGTTAAAAAATGTATTTGATGGAGAAAAAGTTTTTGATACACCTAAACCAGAATCTTTGATCAGTCATCTAATTTATTTAGTTACTAATGAAAATGATATAATTTTGGATTCATTTGTAGGTTCTGGAACAACACCTGCTGTTGCACATAAGATGAAGAGAAAGTGGATTTCAATTGAGTTAATGGAACATTGTTATTCTGTAACTTTTCCAAGACTTCAAAAGGTTGTAGATGGTTCTGATCAGGGTGGTATCTCCAAAGCTGTCAACTGGAAGGGTGGCGGAGGCTTTAAATTCTATGAACTTGCCCCATCTCTACTCAATCAAGACAAGTTTGGTAACTGGATTATCAGTAAAGAGTATAACGCTAATATGCTGGCTGCAGCCATGGCTAAACAGGAGGGTTTTAAGTATCAGCCTGATAGTGAAAAATACTGGAAACAGGGTAAAAGTTCAGAAGCTGATTTTATCTATACTACAACGCAGTTTGTAACTGCCGAACTTTTAGATCGTATTGCGGATGAACTATCAGATGGCGAAAGTCTTTTAATATGTGCTAAGAAATTTCAACAGGGTTTGGAAAATACTCATACAAATATCTCTTTAAAAAAGATTCCGCAGATGTTGCTTGGCAAATGTGAATTTGGTAAAGATGACTACAAGTTAAATATTATTGATCTTCCTAAAATTGATACTGATGATTGTGACTTTGACGAGGAGGAAGATAATGAATAGCATTACCCAAAGAATAAAGAATCGATTTTCTCTTCGGGATCCTTTAAGAGAATCTTTAGATATTCTGGCAATGTTAGCGGATGAGCTAGAACTAAAAAAAGAGGTTGATTTAGGTACTGAACTTGAAAAAGTAAAAAAGCACTTCAAAGGATTTAAATCTTTTGAAAGAGATTTCGTTTCTTTAGCCTTTTCTATTGCAACCGGAGTAGGTAAAACCAGACTGATGGGAGCTTTTATTACATATCTTTACCTAAAAAAGGGAATTAGAAATTTTTTTGTTCTAGCTCCTAATTTAACAATATATGAAAAACTAATTCAAGATTTTGGAAATCCAAGTTATGAGAAGTATGTTTTCACTGGAATTAGTGAGTTTGTTACTCATCCACCAAAGGTTATTAATGGTGATAATTATATGAATCAAACTGATTTGTATAGTGAAGTAGATGTAAAAATAAATATTTTCAATATCGCTAAATTCAATTCTGATAGTAAAGCCGGAAGAGGAAAAGATTCAGAAGGTAAACCTCCTCGTATGAAAAGGCTATCTGAATATCTCGGTGAATCTTATTGGGATTATCTAGCTGGATTGGATGATTTAGTGATTTTAAT
The genomic region above belongs to Candidatus Delongbacteria bacterium and contains:
- a CDS encoding transposase, which gives rise to GTPTGTPTGTPTGTPTGTPTGIQTAIPTAIQTEKIEQFGKSTSNSIPTIVKLLKSSSTKNIRKLYDYNKKIWQRNYHEHIIRNEKSHYRICEYIKNNPISWEEDRYNDDP